The Coraliomargarita parva genomic interval TATCCGCTGACGGGCCCTTCGACAGGCTCAGGACAGGTGAACCGCTTATGACCGCTTATGTACGCTCCCGCCTTCGTTCCTTACGGCGTGGCGTGGATGCCTACAACGCCGCACTTATATTTTTTGGTTTTGATACTGCACGGTAAATGGACCTCCCCAAGTTGAATCCGTCGTTGTAAGATAAGTGGTAATAAGTGGTAATAAGCGGTTTCCGGCTGAGCCGGACTTTACGAATAGGGAGGTCCACATAGCTGACTAAAGAAGCATCGTTGTACGAATCAGTGTTGTAAGCGGATCACACACATACTCTTCCGCTGACGGGCCCTTCGACAGGCTCAGGGCAGGTGAACCGCTTATGTACGCTCCCGCCTTCGTTCCTTGGGGCTCCGTTGCTCTACGCCCGCACGAGCCGGCGTGACGTGGATGCCTACAACGCCGCACTCTTTATTGGGCTTTAGATACTGCGGGGCAGAATACTTCCCCAAAAGTATGAACCCGTGGCTGTAAGTATTCGTGCACATCCGTGTCCATTCGTGGTTTCAAAAGTCACGCGTTGTAAGCCATTCACGCGCTCGCGTCCCGCCTCCGTTCCTCTACGGCGTGGCATGTCCCGCCTTAGCGGGGTCAATTAACGTCCATTAACGGCGCCTGGCCCTGCGTAGCCTTCAGGCGTAGCGGGGTTCAAAATGAATCCGTCGAATGTGCGAGTGCCTTGTGTGTGATACACTTCCTTGAATTTTTACACAACCGCTCCCTTCTTCGCTCTTCGAGCTTCGCTGGGCAGGTCGCTAGAGGGCCCTGTCGGGCGAGGTTGGGGAGGGGATTTTGGGATGAGGGTTTCCGCTGACGGGCCCTTCGACAGGCTCAGGACAGGTAGACCGGTAATGACCGCTTATGTACGCTCCCGCCTTCGTTCCTTACGGCGTGGCGTGGATGCCTACAACGCCGCACTTATATTTTTGGTTTTGATACAGTAGTGCAATGACCCCTCCCAAAAATAAACCGTCGTTGTAAGAATTAACGTTCATTAACGTGAATTAACGGTTCAAAATCACCGTCCTTGTAAGCATTCGTGCTAATTCGTGTAAATTCGTGGTTTCAAAAGTCACGCGTTGTAAGCCATTCGTGCTCATTCGTGTGCATTAGTGGTTTCAAACACACGTCGCTGTACGCATCACTTTGGTTCCTGGACTTCGCCGAAGTCGACGCGTTGTAGTTCGAGGAAGTCGCCGGGGGATTGCCGGGAGGTGACGAAGTGGATGCGGAGGCTGCTGGCGGCGTCGGGGGCCTGGAGGGGAAGGCTTAGGGAGAGCGCTTGTTCGGTCTGGGTGTTGGGCAGCTGGAGGGGCAAGGCCACCTGGATGGTGCGGCCGGCGGCATTTTTCCAGCTGAGTTTCAACTGGCTGCGGTTGTCGGGGCTGATCTTATACGCGATCCGGGCATGGAGGGCGTAGGTCCCGCCCGGGTGGACCGGGAAATCGGCAAAGACGGAGCACATATCGGCGCCGCTGATGCGGATGCCGCGGTCGGGGGTGCCGTGGGCCGGGCCGACCTCGAAATGCTGCGCCGGACGAAAATCGAAATACCAGTTCGGCACCCAGGGCAGCTCGGGGCCGAGGAAATTATAGCGCAGGGTGCCGGCGGTGGAGTGGAGCAGGTCCGGATTCAGGGTCTGGCTTTGGAAGGCTTCCGGCTGATTGGCCAGTGCGCGGGCGATGGACCAGGCCGCCTGATAGCGCTCCGGGAGGTCGACTGCCTCCGCTTGGGTGGCGAGGCCCGGGAGCAGCAAGGGCAGCGGGTCGGTCTGGGGGACGCTCCGGAAATGCCGGAAATTCTTGTGCAGGGGGTCCTTTAGCAGGGTCTCGGCGTAGGTGGTGTAGGCCTCGCGGGCGGAAAGGAAGGTCGAGATACGGGATACGGGATCCGGGATGCGGGGGCCGGGATACGGGATACGAGATACGGGATACGGGATACGGGAGTCGGGATCTGGGATACCTTGTGACGGATTCGGCAAGCTCGCCGCAGGCAAGCTCAAGGCATCAAGGAGGGCTTTGCGGGCTTGGTGGTAGGCGGCGTAGTATTCGGTGAAGCGGAAGGCGTCGGAGGCGACTTGGACCCGGGCGGCGTAGCGGGGGGTGCCGGTGGCGGCGGCTTCGGCCTGGTCGAGGCAGTGGCGGAGTTGTGTCCGGATGTCGGGGCCAAAGAGCTCGATGCCGGCTTCGTCCTTGTAGAGCTTGATCCATTCGGCGCGGCCTTCATGGGCATCGCGGTGGGCTTCGGCCAGCTCGTAGAACTCGCGCATGGGCGTGGCGGCCGGGCCGAAGAATGCCTGGTAATATTCATCGAGGAGCGCTACCGCGTCCTGGTTGGGATCGCGGAGCAGCTCGGCGGTCAGCCAGGGCTTCGCGCCGTCGAGTCCCCAGGCCGGGGACAGCTGGGTGAAAAATACGTCGACCCCGGCCTCATGAAGGAAGCGCAGGCTTTCGATGATCCATTGGTTGAATTGCCGCGGGTAGGGATAAGGCGCGCCGAAATAATAGTCCCAGGTGGCAATCTTTTCCGCCCCCGAGGCGGCCCAGCGCTCAATCAGGGCCTTGTCCTGCGCACGGTAGTCCGGATCGTGCCACTGCGCCCGGTCGGAGGTCAGCACCGGCATCACCTGCGGATGCAGTCGAAAGGACGGCGACTGCTCGGTCCAGTAGTAGGCGAGGGCTGTCAGGTAGCGCCGACCTTCGGCCGGCGCAAAAGTTGAACGTTGAAGGTTGAACGTTGAAGGTTGGTTTTCTGGCGGGTCGGTATCAAAGAGCTGCTCCGCGACTTCGTTCATGAAGCCGAAGACGAGGTCGGTGTAGTTGGGCCGGCCGCGGAAGTAGTCGACTGGCTGCTCCGGACTCCGGACTCCGGACTCCGGACTCCGGACTCCGGACTCCTCCCCTTGAGAAGGGGAGGTGGCGCGCTTGGCGCGACGGAGGGGTTCCAAGGGGAGGTGGCGCGCTTGGCGCGACGGAGGGGTCCCAAGGGGA includes:
- a CDS encoding DUF4838 domain-containing protein, producing the protein MRLPLSAIREIQLPDETAPSLQAAIEDLHALWSQRINGDTHSLQVSALSPHPSKNSLSLEFDSGIPTGGFVIRRERSSVRLRAADTAGLVNGVYALCHELLGARWYWAGELGFEWVGTPPRFFPEGVWQEVPAFEMRAAHGSDRTWDRRNRLVGGYSFNHNLSKIFTAEQYQAYPEAFAEVRGRRRVPTGSGKYDPQPDFTAPEAVRIASEAARAHFEAHPDSRSFSLSINDNVLYDDSPDTQAVVGNVLKVDGGELHRGNPSVAPSAPPPLGTPPSRQARHLPLEPLRRAKRATSPSQGEESGVRSPESGVRSPEQPVDYFRGRPNYTDLVFGFMNEVAEQLFDTDPPENQPSTFNLQRSTFAPAEGRRYLTALAYYWTEQSPSFRLHPQVMPVLTSDRAQWHDPDYRAQDKALIERWAASGAEKIATWDYYFGAPYPYPRQFNQWIIESLRFLHEAGVDVFFTQLSPAWGLDGAKPWLTAELLRDPNQDAVALLDEYYQAFFGPAATPMREFYELAEAHRDAHEGRAEWIKLYKDEAGIELFGPDIRTQLRHCLDQAEAAATGTPRYAARVQVASDAFRFTEYYAAYHQARKALLDALSLPAASLPNPSQGIPDPDSRIPYPVSRIPYPGPRIPDPVSRISTFLSAREAYTTYAETLLKDPLHKNFRHFRSVPQTDPLPLLLPGLATQAEAVDLPERYQAAWSIARALANQPEAFQSQTLNPDLLHSTAGTLRYNFLGPELPWVPNWYFDFRPAQHFEVGPAHGTPDRGIRISGADMCSVFADFPVHPGGTYALHARIAYKISPDNRSQLKLSWKNAAGRTIQVALPLQLPNTQTEQALSLSLPLQAPDAASSLRIHFVTSRQSPGDFLELQRVDFGEVQEPK